Within Salvia splendens isolate huo1 chromosome 21, SspV2, whole genome shotgun sequence, the genomic segment tcggtgtaccgctggatcaagtattcattactacgtggtacacccatctgcaggggctccatggcaatacccgagctcgaactagcaccatcttccggtgtcCATCTCTCTGCAGCAACTCCTTCgtcatctattatcatattgtgcaatatgatacatgcagtcatgatgtatgtgacatcattttcgtgccattgtcgagccgggcaccgtataatggcccatcgcgcttggagtacaccaaaagctcgctcaacatccttcctagcaccctcttgttttttcgcgaagtaggtttgcttcggcccaacgggttgtcggatcgtcttcacaaacacgggccagcgagggtatatcccatcggccaaatagtaccccGTGTTGTACTGAGTGCCGTTGGCCATGAATCTAACTTGCAGACCCTCACCCCGGCTCTCGTCATTGAATAGTTGTGACGAtcgtagaacgttgatgtcgttgttcgatccagcgaccccaaaatacgcatgccagattcgcAAGCGGTAATCAGCAATGGCTTCCAGAATTATCGTGGGATGTCTGCCTTTGAAACCAGAAGTGAACTGTCCCTTCCAAGCCACCGGACAGTTCCcccactcccagtgcatgcaatcgatgctccccAACATCCCTGGAAAATGATGTGCAGTCCCGTGCATATCAATCAATCTCTGGCAATCATCGGCCGATGGCTTCCGTAGATACTCCCCTTTGAAGATATCCTTAATGCCCCTGCAAAACTGCCTCAACGTCTGTAGGACAGTCGTTtcgcccatctgtaggtattcatcgaacatgtcagcgggcccagcataggcaagctgcctaattgccaTCGTACACTTCTGGTATGTCGACAAGCCGAGTCGACCGGTGGCATCATATCGCAAGTTGAAGCACTTGAACCGCTGCGCCAAACACGTCGCTATATGGACGAAGAGAttttgcgacattctgaatcgcctaCGGAAAACCTCTGGCGGATAACGGGCGTTCTCGTTGAAGTAGTCTTCCATCAACCGGCGGTCAGCCCCGGCATGATCACGGTCGAAATACCGCCGATGATAGAATGGCCGAGGGACTGCCACCGCCGCCTcagccgccgcctccgccgcatCTTCCGCCTCGTCGGCTTCACGTTGCACCGCTGCAACAAGGTTGTGGAACTCCAGATCTACCGCTTGTTGGAattgttcatcgtcggaatccatagTTGCAAGGTTGAATCGAAATTGGAAGGAAATATTGGAAAGATTGGAGGAAAATGGAAGTGGCATGGAGTTGGAAAAATGGAATGGAAGtgtagtattttataaataattttcaaaattaaaaaaaaaaaatcccgcggcccagccgcgaatggcggcccgctgcagtggagggccgcggctcgCCCTCGGCTCTCGGCCCTGTGCCCTGCCTCTCGgctctctgcaatggggggccgtgcaccgagccgcgggccgcggctcccccattgtggacactcttatagTTTGTATCTAAGTCAAACTTCTCGTATAAAGAAGTGGTTCCAGAACGATTCAAGCGGAAGATAACACAGGTCTAACTTCTTGCATTACAAAGTGGTTTCAAGATTATTTAAGTGGATGATATCATAAGAGTGATCACTGATGCATGCGCAAAAATAGGCACACCTAAAAGATTGACATACttttttggagaaaaaaaaCGGTCTTTAATATTCACAAACATAACTaagaaaatatatcaaatattaaaaaaaaatagctgCATTCAGTTTTCATGTAAAATGTAGTTATATACTccatgtattttaaattttaatcaaCTTCCACATCAAactattactataaactttctTGAAAAAGCAAAGCCAAAGGGTGTAATGGTAACTTCGCATAACGTGGCCTGAACAAAACCCAAAGTCATTTGGGTTGTTCAAGTCTTCAGTATCGATCGACCTCAAGCAAAATAGAGAGATTTAGAGTGTGAGAAAATGGGGAAATCAGCAACGACGAGCGATGTCCACGCACTGTTTCACTCTCTTCGCTCTGCCTACGCCGCAACCGCTAATCATCTTAAGGTCTTCTCTCTCTGTCCAATTTTAGTGTATTTCCTGATGCTTCGTTTGAATTTTCCGAGAAATTTGGTGTTTAATTATTAAATCTGTTTCTCAGATCATCGATCTCTACATTGTCTTCGCGATCGTCACCGCTGTGATTCAGGTATGACGAGAATTTATCTGACATTTGGAGTTATGATTTTGCTCAGTTTAACTGATTTCGTGTTAATTAGTCACGGTTGTGAAATTCTTTCCTTGAGCTATGGAGGTTTAAATCTGAATGGTTTGTTCCATGAGTGTTGGAATTTTGATTTTGTACTGGTGAAGTCAAAATGAAAAGATGATACGGGTTAGTTTTGTGTGTGGTTGGGTTGTGCTTGACTAACTTATGAATCTGGTAGGAGATTCGAGGTCGGATAGGAAATGCAGGTGtatgaattagatatatatgcctttttcttgtgaattttCTGTAATAGTTAGGTATGATTTCTTCTTGTTGTGAAGTGGAGTTGTGAATGCATGTGATCAATCCATCAAAGAATGTTGTAATGACTCATAACTGAAATTTCCTTTAGATTATGAGCATATGTTTGAAAATGCACAACTCACCATAATATTGGACTCTTGAGCTTCCAAAACTATGCAGACACTGAAGATGAGAGGAtttgtctctattttattttccatattttgttgaaataaaaatttgaaagaCTTTATTTGTAATTCCCTCATGATGAGGTTCTATTTATGGAGACAGATAGTAGCatcttttattttgattatgaaCCTGAAGGTAATAGAGGATACCTGGACAATGTGGGTGTTTCATAAGTTGTATGGTGTAGTGGTGATGTCATATTGTTTTCATATACTAATTTTTGTGGATTCTGTTTGAAGTATGGATAATGAGTTAAAGATTTATGATTTATCAAGAAGATAGATCATGAATTCCTCAACTTGTTCTGCCATTTCCTATTTTAATAGGCTCAAGTGCCTTTAAGATAGATTAGAACTCAAAATGTTTCTTTCGAGATATTTTCATATTGCTATTGTCACCCATTTTAGTTCTATTTCCCAACCTTGTGATCAGAATAAGATGAAAGAGAACTCCTTTCAACCAAATCAGGCATATATGTTAACAAGATGACTACTGTGCTTTGATCTTGTAATCTGTAATCATATTAACTATTAGCTTCTAAACCTCATGTTTGacttcaaataattttttattttcttacatGGGTAGCTAATGTTCTGTTTCTCCTCAGGTTGCTTACATGGCTATTGTTGGATCATTCCCATTTAACTCCTTTCTTTCTGGTGTACTTTCATGCGTGGGAACTGCTGTCCTTGCTGGTATGTAGATTGCACGATCATATTTTTGTATGCAAAATGATATTGATCCAGTCTTGGAATACCTCttaattagattttttattttttgggctACAGTTAGTCTccgaattcaagtaaacaaagATAACAAGGAATTCAAGGTAATGCACTGATCTTCAAGACTCTGAGTTATGGAGTCTGGAATCAATCTTTCTTGATTATATTTATAAGAATTCAAAGCAGTAAATTTCTAGCTAGCAGTTCTACTTCTAACATTCAGTTATTTGTTATCAAGTTTTGTTGAGTGTTCTGATATGCATTCGGAACTGTCTGTCTTGTAAATTGTAATCTTAGTAACAGATCAGATTAATAGCACACCAAAAGTTACGAATAATACTAACGAATAAAAAGCTTGGCTCGATATTATTATCCTTATTCCTCAGTCTTTTCAACTTTTCTCCAGTTGTGAACTTTGTTGGTTGATTCACTAAGTCGCATGCCCACAATTTTGCAGGATTTACCTCCTGAGCGTGCTTTCGCGGATTTTGTACTCTGCAATCTAGTGCTTCATTTGGTTATTATGAACTTCCTAGGATAAGTCAATGTCCTGGAAAAGACACGAGCTCATTTGAGTTTTGAATTGTACTCTGGTAGAATCATTGTGATCGATTTATTAGAAGTTTGTGCTGTTACACTGGATATTTCATACAAGAAAACTGAGAGAATAGAatgtactactaatattttgaGAAAACCTGAGGAGTAGTATGTTTTTGAGCCATCTTTTTTTATTGGGTGCTATTTGCAATGTTATTGATCTTTAGTTTTAGAGTCATTAAAGAAGTTGGATGAAAAGGTAAAGAAGGACGGAGTGTTAGATAAGTGATTGATTGCTTTGTTTTCGACTTGGGATGAAGATTCATTACTTTATCATGGAATTGGCTAATactggattttttattttaacattGACGTTTTTCATATTAAGTTTCCATCTAAAGGAACTGACAATTAAATACTTTGATTTTAACAATTACGTTCTGGTATAAAGTTTCTACTGCCATGAGAGAATGCCAGAAACTAAATTTGATTTTAACAAGGAGTACAAATTAAAAGGTGAGTTTGTGGCTTTGTTctaatgaaatgaaatattactccataaaaTTGGAGGAGTGGTAACTGATGTTCAtccaaaaatcctaaaaatgaaaaataaaaaaaggtccCACCGAGACTTGAACTCGGGTTACTGGATTCAGAGTCCAATGTCCTAACCACTAGACCATGGgaccttttttattatttcactACTTTAATTGTATACAATCAATAAATCTTCACCAATTTTGGGTAAATACCTAATCGGCTAATCACTAATCAGACTGCCGCCCTCTTTCTCCTCCCATATTCTCAAGCTCCAGGCCGAGACCGCGTTCCATCTTTTCAATTGGCCGGTGAGCAAAATGGCTACCGTAGGTATTCCCACTATGTTTGCAAATCGAGCTGAGAAGTCATTCTGACATAGACTAAACCATAATAACTGAATAATTTATGTGTATTTAATTCGTACCGAGTCAGTGAAagaatgacttgaaattcgcaCGTGACTTGAAATTTACACGGAAGAGCCCGTCTCTGTCAGATTTCTGCTAaaccctaagagcatctccaatggcggcgtcagcgtaggcacgccgatttttcgcggaTGCCGGTGCtaacgccgaaccattgcagccggcgtcaGCGAAACCGGCGTCAAAATTGGCGCGCCTACGCCGATTCTTGGACTAACGCCGActctcacggcgccattgtatgCTCCGaatcggcgtcagaccggcgtcagaATTTCAGAGGGATACCGGCGGGAGTAGCGGCGGCGTTGGGGGtgacggaggcggcgacggcgacgacgaaGGGTTGggcgaggacggcggcgaggagtgattttttatgtatttttttttgtactttttaattttggtattttttttaaattattgtacttttttataaattattgtatttttttataaattttaatattattattcaattttcctgtatttgtctcgtaaattaaatttcgtatgttgctacgattgtaaattatattatataattgttattagtgatgtggataggctatgggaGGGCCATGAGAGggctattagagcatctccagtgggcggatgtcccactcggacatccaataggacatcccaaaaacacctcatgccacgtcactgggacttcccatcccattgccacgtcactaggacatcccctgcataatccgcccttcccatcgcccttcccactaggacttcccgcaataaaaaaaaatcacaataatgtaattacgtaaaaacggaattataattttgacacggaatacgggaaagcaaaatacgggcaaaaatacatagtcattaaacataaaaaaaacatagttagaaaaaaaaacaaaatacatagtcattcaaaaaaagaaaaatacatagtccaatatccccggctcactccgcacgaatgaaatgaagttcaacgagccgtatatatagagtttaacgAGTcgtatatagagtttaaaaaaaattaattaccggacgtctgacccactccacaatggcggaagtccgcccgcccgtcgcccgcacgtccgaggacacccgacgtcctcacgggacgtccgccattggagatgctcttacatgtctagttgcatgtccagatgatgtggctgTAGGATTTTAGTGCAGATGATGTGGAAGTGGAAaggctatgggagggctattgcatgtccagaaccattggagatgctctaaaagcCGGAAACTAAATTTGATTTTAACAATACATATTAAAGACTATTTTGTGGCtttgtttaattaaaataaaatagtacaaTTAATTGACGTTAACGAGTTAGTGGGTTTGTCTACCTTCAAGCgaaatttctttcttttatttattttttattatattttattggaaatcttttactactactatttacaaAAAATTTATGTGATCCACACGCGTTTTTACAATAGTAACtttatttagagcatctccagtggtcggcgagcgagcggctcgccgattctctcgccgatcggctcgccgctattgcagcctcccgatcggcgagaaACCGGagagccaatttttttttcgaaacactatatatacgcgatttgcacgacattttcattcgcaccacttgttttaacgagtactctctatcttaatttctgtacaagatcaacaacgcgaaatggatctcaacaacgagccaacTTCAGGgtcgagcgggtctcaaactcccgcggtccccgtgggaggtggatggaatcagatgcccgggtactacaacaacatgtacccttagcagcagatgatgcctggGATGGCATCTGGTggtggtatgccgggatggcaggggatgccggggggtcaGGGGGGACCAGGGATGCATCCTGGGATgccgatgatgccggggtgggcacccgggatgcaggggacgctgGGGATGGCGGGGATGCAGGCGACGCCGGGGATggcggggatgcaggggacgcagGGTACATCGTGGgggcaggggacgccgggggggctctgacgtctatcgccccagctTTGATTTTGGTACTGctgcttcgcacacatcgaccccatcggatACGCAGTTCCAGGGGATTGAGtccttctccttagaggagttgggtatAGATCTCGGGGCACCGGACACTCCCGTGGGGCAgggtcggggcgcgccaaagaagaagaaggggaagaaggtggtcggcgagtcgtcgcagacggaggtacggaggaagtggacagacgcggagaacgtcgcgttgtccaaggcgtgggtgagtgtttgcgatgacccTCTcacctcgaacaatcagaggatcgttaacttgtgggctaaaatagcagcaacctacaaggcattttgcctagaggggaggccacgcagcggggaggacTGCCGGAAGAGGTGGGACTGAATCCGGTCTGGGGTGTCCCGATTTTCgagcttgtacaccaacgccttCTGAATGAAGTCCAACGGCCAAACTGACGACGTCTGCAGGAGGCTGGCGGAGAAAGAGTTCCCCCTgcccgggctttacaaggactttacctactggaactgctacgaggtgCTAATGGAccccgagaagtttcgggcaggtgtcgacgcgggctggccgaagaagcagcgcctgaactattCAGGTGATTACGCCGGAGGTAGCAGctgcggttcccacgacctccccgaagatgctcaggagaccccgtcccctccctcatttactcgccgcactcgcccggttggtcaaagacGGGCGCAACGCCCTCGCCAGAGGTCCTAGGAGGTctagtcggcatcccccctgttggcagcTCGACAGCCGGCCTCGTCTTCTTGGCGCGTCAACAAGCGCGGGCTCAGATGATCAAGGTCATAGATCAATGGAAGAatgcaactgaccccgaggagaagagttttttcTCGccgtgctcgtgagtatgcgacatgatttgaatcccggcgcggcacaggtggggggctctgacgcgggctcagatgccgcagatttgggggtcccggatagcgatgacgacggcgaggagtgaggcggcgcCAGAAGGGGTGGGCCCGTGCGTGGATTAggatttttttaagtaatgtatttttttttactttttttttaattaatgaatttttaaaattttaatattattagagaattttcccgtatatgtgtcgtaaatttaattccgtattttgtatgattgtttaattatttgtttttagtgctgatgatgtggcaaggctatggctgggctattgcttgtctagttgcttgtccagctgatatggcaggaggaatttagtactgctgatgtggcatggctgggctatggcttggctattgcttgtccgccGACCACTAGAGATGCTCTTGGAGAATAAAGTCTTAAAATAGTTATGCTATTTAATTAGGCTGTTTTGTATGGTGGAGTGCTGACTGAGAGAGGACTGGAGTTCACAGTAAAAGAGCctaaaaactttaaaaaaattaaaattgaaaaaggtCCCAACCGAGACTTGCATTCGGTTTACTGGACTAAGAGGGTTTAGGTTTCAATGTCTAACCACTAGACCATGGGACCTTGTTGATTATTTTACGGGGTATTTTGTTTGCAAAATTGTATCCcgaaattaaatatgtattattatgtttagttcatgagattcaatccacaactcaatcctaaatggATAATAGTGAGATAATTAATCATAGTTAATCtcctataactaaaataatctcaccactTAATCATAGATTATATCTTTATACTAATTTAACTAGGAAACCGAACGTCTATCTTCACCAATTTTGCGATAAATACCTAATCAGACTGCCGCCCTCTTTCTCCTCCCACATTCTCAACCGCGTTCCATCTTCTCAATTGGCCGGTAAGCAAAATTGCTACTCTGTACTCTCACAATATTGAATTCTCCCTTCAATTGATCGAAATTTTTTGTTGGAGTGAGCTTTCGTTAGGGTTAGGTCAGTTTTTGGAGAAATGAAAATCAgggttttgttttgtgattagaaGCTTTGGcagtggggggggggggggggatagATGAGGAGCTTCTTTGGGTGTGGAAGAGAATGAAGGATGGTGGGATTGAACCCTCATTCATACTTACAATTTCTTGATGATTATATGTTTATTGAGTCTGCAGAGAGGGTTTTGGAGGTAATGGAGAAAGGGGAAGGTGAACGCCATGATCAGAGGGTATTGTAAATAAGGGAACTTGAGGAAGTCCATTGATGAGTTTGAAGCTATGCTTAGAGTGATTATCATTTATGTTTGAGGCTTGGATCAACTGGCGAAGATGAGATGCCTCCTCTTCAAGGAGGGGCGTGTGAGGTGAATGTGGCCGTCTTCACTGCCTTGATTGACACATCTGCGAAGAATGGGAGCTTGGATAAGGTGAGGGAGGTCTCGTTGCAGATGAGGAGATGCAGGGGGAAGGTCTCATTGCAGATGCGGTTACCTGTGGTGTGATTGTGAATGGCTTGGGCAGGAATGGGAGGTTGAGGCGATTGAGTGGTTCGAGTAGAGCCTCAGTGAATGGCATTTTGTATTATACTCTAGCCTCATCGATTGTCTTGGGAAGGCGGGGCGTGTGAAGGAGGCTGTTTGAGGAGATGGCCAGGAGTGGCTTCCCCTGTGACGCCTACAGTTACAACTCTGCTCATAGATGCTTTG encodes:
- the LOC121784101 gene encoding uncharacterized protein LOC121784101 encodes the protein MDSDDEQFQQAVDLEFHNLVAAVQREADEAEDAAEAAAEAAVAVPRPFYHRRYFDRDHAGADRRLMEDYFNENARYPPEVFRRRFRMSQNLFVHIATCLAQRFKCFNLRYDATGRLGLSTYQKCTMMGETTVLQTLRQFCRGIKDIFKGEYLRKPSADDCQRLIDMHGTAHHFPGMLGSIDCMHWEWGNCPVAWKGQFTSGFKGRHPTIILEAIADYRLRIWHAYFGADMVEEVWNRRRGAAE
- the LOC121783593 gene encoding dolichyl-diphosphooligosaccharide--protein glycosyltransferase subunit DAD1-like; its protein translation is MGKSATTSDVHALFHSLRSAYAATANHLKIIDLYIVFAIVTAVIQVAYMAIVGSFPFNSFLSGVLSCVGTAVLAVSLRIQVNKDNKEFKDLPPERAFADFVLCNLVLHLVIMNFLG